The Sphaerodactylus townsendi isolate TG3544 linkage group LG02, MPM_Stown_v2.3, whole genome shotgun sequence DNA segment ACTTGAAAGCtctatgcatatatatatatgaagaagATAGAGGTCCTTTCAGTTTCTCACTGCAACGTTGGTTGTTCAGTCCCTAAATTTTTTAATTACTCATTTCCTTTGTTTCTCTAGCACTCTTCAGAAGTGATCATCAGGGCTGCAAAGAGCAATTGAGCACAGGGGTAAAGGCCAGGTTCTTACTCCTCCTCTTTGCTTCTTTGTTAATCCAGCCAAAGATCTTattatatttaatcatataataTAATTTAATCATATAATAATCATATAACACATATTTAATCATTGTACTTAAACAATGATATTATTGTTCCGAACAGTTGCTCACATATCTCTGTGCCCATTAAAATGACTCTGATTTCAGTAGCACATCTTCAGTGTTTGGATCTGGGTAGTATTTTCTCCACTTGTTCCCCATCCTACCCCATCTGCATTTTAACAGTGTATCTCCTACCCTCATAGTGCTTTACTTGCTTATGTGACAGCATGGATGCTGCCTGCCCCTCTGTCTCCATTCCCTTCTACATCAGCTTGTTTGAGGATCACCGGCTTCTATTGGACGTTCTCTGCCACGGTGCCAGCTGTGAACAACCAGCCCTAAAAGGTAGTTATAATGCTGTAGAGGAGCTGCTTATTTCAGGGTTGTGCAAAATACCCATGCCTTCAAGAAtgtcaaacatttatttttccatgTTTCTTTGTGGCTGTTAGCAGCCACTGTGTCCTGACTCTCTGCTGCTTATTTCCTTTTTCAATTGTCCTTAATTATGTGGTCCCCATCCATAAGGGATCACACAGAGAATGGGAGACTATCATGGCACCAcagtcattttatttgtttaaaaacattgATAACGCACTGTTACCTTTGCTTGAAGAAAGTCTACCACTTAAAAATTACAACCAACTCCAGTGTGGTATAAGCCTTTCAAATTAGAGGATGTGATTTCTAGGAAGTGTGAGGTTCTTTGTGATTCCTTTCGAGCTGCAATCCCAATGGTGAATTTAAAAGCTGCTGACTTTGTACCGTTCTCACTGCCATGGTGTAAATTACTGTAGTAGATAATGTTTTTCCATATCTGCTTGATATGTTaaaatcttcctttttttaaaaatgtcctttccATCTACCTCCAACAGGGTCGCAGAAGGAGACAGTTCAGGAACGGAATGAATGCCTGGCAGCAGCATTTACAACAGCTGTGGCTGCATCCTGTGGCATCCCAGGAAGGCATGACACGTGTCATAAGGCCAAAAAGCAGGTGGGAGTTTTCTCTGCGCTTACAGTCCTGCTCAACCAACGGCTCAGCACCCTCAAGTGGTGGTTGCTGGTAATGACCTCACCGGTCACAAGTGAGAACACATGTTCAGTCTTGATCGTAGCACTATCCGGGGGCTCTTGTAGCTATTGCTTGGTATTTTTCACCTTGGAGTTGATCAGAGGCAATTTTGCAGCATGTTTATTTAGGTAGCTATGTCCTTGATACACTTCAGATCTCAGGGGCCAAGGGATTTCATGCTCATAATTCAAAATTTAGTTGCTTTGTGCATGTCACTGCCAAGATTATGAAACTGTATTGTTGTAGCAGACCTCCAAGATCAGTTGACATTTTCAGACTACTGCTATAACAGAAGAGTCCTCTTCTCTCCCTTTGTAGATAGCTACAATTCTTTCAATTCTGACAGTATTAAAAATCTCTCTCCGTGTGTGGGGTTTCCTTGTAGATCTCCCAGCAAATAGCAGAGAGGCTCACTGAGGAAGGTAACCACTTGCTGCCCAAACtctttgcaagacttgagcatcCAGCCTTTTCTTTGTCTGGTATAAAGGTAACATATTTGtctacatttttttccatttttgtgtggGTTAGAAAAGAAATAGCCAGGTCTCCTTGTCTTTTCATGTAACAGGCCTTATGCAGTCCCTCTTTTCCTCCTGACTGAGGAAGAGAGAAATACTACTGTGGTGattccttcttcttctgtccttccATTGCCCAGGTCCTGTACGCCTGTTGTCATGTCTGTCAGAGTCTGTGCTACCGTGTAGCAACTCAAGAAGTGCTGAGTTCCCTGATCGGTCATCTACAAGGCAAGGTGGGTGCTGTTTGGtgagagtgttagactaggactgAAAAGACCTGGCTTCAAATCCTTGCTTCCTGTGAAgactgctggataaccttggtaAACTGGTCATTCTCTCACCCCAGCtttcctcacaggattgctgtgaggataaaatgggggaggggagaatcatgTACCCTGCTCCAAGCACCTTGCACAAAGAACAAGATAAACATTCCATGAAACAAATGTTCTTGTTACTTGGAGAGCATGGGTAGACCTCAGCCAGAATTCTTATTACTCAGTACGCACCAAGGGAGAGTGCGGGCCAAACTTGCGAGTCAGATATGGCATTGAGAAGAAGAAAGTTGGGGAGTGAGAGAGCCAGAGTACTGGCCTATTCATGATTTTGTAGAGGAGTGAAGCATTGTGGGAGACACATTGAGTAGCCTCCATTTGGACAGCATTTGCGAAGGAAAGGGGATGGCTCATGAGCACAATGTTTCTGTCTTATTGAAAGGTCCTACTGGCTAATCAAGTGCAGGCTGCCGAAGCCTCCCTGAGACTTCTCTCCCTGCTGATTCTGCAGTTACAGAATCTCCCACCACAGTAAGTGTTCTATCTACCATTCAGATTCCTTCCAGTGGGCCAGCAGATATTTTCCTGTTAGTTCTGATTGGCAAGAAGGGAATGGTCTCCAGCAGGCACCATTCTTGCTAAGGGAGAATGATCCATGCATCTCTGGAGGTTCAGGAGGTTCCTACATATCTCTTATTGCGAGGTCTGACCTTATCACAAAACATGCCTGTTGTCTTGTGGAAACCATAGTATCCATTTGTATTGTAATATACTAGGTGACATAGTGTTGTGTTTAAGCTGTTGGACTAGGACCaatggaaacccaggttcaaatccccacttgtgccatggaagcttgctgagcgaccttgggccagtcatacattctcagcctgGACCCCAGCTAGTATTTTGATTGGAGATGTCCAGTATTCCGGGtcgtgatgcggaggcaggcagtggcaaacgcCTCTgtatgtgtcttgccttgaaaaccctacagggtcaccataggtcaggtGTGACGATGGCAAATAAAATGTGCTAGGGAATTTAAAAAAAGGTCACATTACGTTGTATATTCCACTTGGACTATTGATCATTTTGTCCTTGTACTGTTCCTGGGTAGGGCTCATGCAGAACTCCTCTCAGATTTCAGGACTGATCCTCTCAACAGATGTTAAATTTTTGTTtgaatgtggtttttaaaatgcacacataATGTAATGATTTATTTTTCAGAAAATAGATGGGTTTTGTCTAATTTTTGCCATAGATTTGGGAAGAATAGATGGGCATTTACCCCACTGAAGGTTTGGATGACACTGTATAATAACTTTTGATGCACTGGTATAATAATAGACCAAACTGTGGATGACAGGACCTGAGACCATAAGAATGAATGAAGCTACCTTATAGTGAATCAGATTGTTGGTCTGTCAAGGGCAGTATTGCCCACCCAGACTGGTAGCAGTCTGTTCCCGTGGAGATTTTTCAAATCACCTGCTTCTAGATCCTAAGTGGTCCTCTGGATCACTACCCTCAGACAGTTCTGATCTATTGCTTCACTGTAACACCAGTCGGCAGTATGCCAAATATCTTTTTTGGAGGTCTTATTTGAACAATGCCTTACAGGTGGCCAGCCAAAAGCTGGGTTTCCTAGGATTTTCATGTGAATACCAGAGTCCATTTTTGTCTCTCTCTTGCCATTCTTACCGACTACAGAATCTTGCTTTCATATCAAGACAGCATTTGCAAGAGCTCCTTTTCTAGAAGTGGCAGATGGTTGGAACTGGAGGAGCCAGGAGTTACATAGTTCAAGAAggcctttttaaaatctgtgtgtTTCCACTAATGCTATTGCTTCTTGTTATTTTAGGTCAGATACTGTGCTGAAAGAAACCATAGAGCTTTTCAGCCATGTAGCAGCTACCTCTGTTATAGTAAGTCATTCTGCTACTTGACTcttgggaaatgttttgaaattccTGTATTAATGATACCCGCTCAGgggccacctgtggctcttcagctCACCCATCTTGTGTGTCAGGGAGTTGGGCATCATTACTGTGGATCCAATATAAAACAGAACTGAACCGTGATGACTATATTAGTGTTATACGGATGTATGGGGTTTTGTGTATGAGGCCAGATCAACGTACGCAGCTGAATGAGGTGATGGAATGGGTCATCCCACTGTCAAATGCTAATCCATAAAACAAAACTCCttgcaagttaaaaaaaatggcacagtGAGTGGCTCTAACTACCTGTTACCCTGCCAAGCTAGAGTAAAATTTGAAAATAACTTTTAATAAAGAGAAGCATTTGGATCTAGCCTAAAATAATTCTGGAATGCTCAAAAGCTAGCACAATGTTCTTGTATCTGACTTGCAAGACCTTCCCCTCACTCCAGATACAGATGAGTTGGCTAAGGTTACACAGTAGTTGGGACAGACAACTCTACATGTTCAGGGGAACTCTGATAATTTAAAGGGTAACATTATGATGATGCATTATTGTTTGTGTATGCTTGATGTGGTGCACAGGACACAGAGTAGTGATGTGACTCTTTTGGATGATGGGAATTGCCAATGTGGTTCTTTGCAATCCACATAGTGAGTACAATAGTCCTATATAATGCATGACTCTAGGCCAGATGGACATGATCTGTTACCACCTAGCTATAGACATTGTACTTTGGAGCAACTTACCATACACCTGGTGGGAGCTTCCTCTCTGTGCTGCTGAAGCATTGCTTTTCCACAATTACATTTTACGAGGCACATGAGATATTTCTTTagcttctttaaaatatttgttatcCTGTTATCAGATATTCCTGAGGCAGCTTAGTTACAGATAGCATGTCACACTTAATGCAGTGCTGTATTTGCCATAAAACAAGAAAAATCTGTTCTGATAGGCAAGAACCTACTGAATGTTTACTAAAAAAGTCCTGTTAATAAAAAATAAGTTGTGTTTCTGTATACAACTGTCCCTTTAATTTccccttgcattttttaaaagtagaattctACTTTCCAGCTTATTTTTTTAACtcagtgggttttgggggggatgggggagtcaGAGTGTTTATAGCCAAGGCAACTACTCCTTAGAAAAAATAAGCAGCAATTGCCTTGGCTGCAAGATGTCAATTAAAGTCCCCATACACAGGAAGCAACTAATTAAGGGCCAATTCAGAAATGACACAGCTATGCCAAACTAACGGGAAGAAGATAATCCAAGAAACCTGAAGGGGGGAAACGTTTAAAGGGACAGAAGCCCTAGGTAATATTGGTGGCTGTTTGCCAATCCACGCAGAGAGGCTTGCACTATGATTGCATTTTAAGTCAGAACAGTTCTCATAAATCTgatcaaaaatgggaaaaaaactaaGAAAACTCTGAAATGCAAAAGGTTATCAATGTTTTTGTCTGGTTCCACTATAGAACTGTGAATAATGTCCATTCCAAATTAAATGGCTAATGTGAAAGAAGACTTCATTTTCTGTAACTACAAGAAAATGGGTGTCCTGCTCTATCTGAACCAGTTGGAGGGATCACAAATCAGGCTCCATGGGTTGTGAAGAACACAGATCCACTGTTCTCATTCAGCGTGGTAAAGACTTACAGGTCATCTTGGGCTACAAGAAAGTGGAAGTGTGGCTGTTCCTGTACCTTATTGGAGGCATCACAGTTGGATTTCTCTAAACTCTGTGGGGGTAAAACAATCTTGGGGTTCTCATGTTGAGTCTAAGAGTCAGATCCACATCCACTACCAAGAAAAGTGCCATTTGACTTGTACTCTAGGATGATACCAAGTCTCCCTTCTCGTGCAGAGTGCTGCAGGACTGCTACTGACCCACCTCATCCAGTATGGTGCTGCTGTGAAACTCAGGCGAGAAGAGGCCTTTGCAGCGATAACTGCTGCACTCACAGAGCCTGCAGAGGTAAGGCACCAGCTCTAACAAGAAAGATATGCCAGGGCACAGAGCTGGGTATATTATGGCCATTGTCTAGTATTTTGGCTGCTTAACCTTGCCTTAAAATGTCTTCCAGCTGTGCTTGCCACCTCCCATGGAAGCTGGTTTCTATGATGGACTGATACTCTTGCTACTTCAGTTCTTAAGCCAGGTATGGGCTTTCTTTAATGTCACAAGGAGCGCTGCTTCACATTCTTTAGAAGATGTGCACAAGTGCTACAGGAAGTCTGTGTGGAATGCGTGGGAAtgcttttgtggctggctcttccTTGAGAAGTATGAGGCAAGACAAGGAATATATTCAGTACTGCAGCTTGTGATGATATCATCACTCAGGCTGTGCCTTCTTGCTCATGGATTTCCTCAGAAACTGCCCTGTCCACCACTGGAGAGACAAATGCATCAAAGGAGAAGATGGAGGCAATATGCGACCTACAATTAAAACCCCACAGTTCGCTGCTGATTCAGTTCCTGGGTTTCTGGGCACACATGGTACTTCAGCTAAAAGTGCTTGGATACAAGCAGCAGTTTGGCCTGTTCCGAGTTCCTAGCTGAACTCCCTCATTCTTGCTTTTTAGTTGGAGGAGATCTAAACACCCAGCCTAAAAAGATGGCTTCTGATAGAGGGATGAGATGATGGGACTTGTCTGAGTGAAAAGGACGTACCTGTGGGGTAAAATTTCCACACTAGGTCAAATCACAAGCTGCCATGCAACGTGTCACTTTTCTGGCCTGTCTCTTTCTTTTGACAGGAAGATGCAGCCGTGATACGGGAATTCACTGGGTCAGACCTTTGGAGCATTGTGTGGCATCGCTTTGCCATGGTGCTGCACTTGACCAGTGGGGCACCGGTAATGGAAGGTGAGACCCCAAGAGTTGGCCAGCATGCACAAGAGCCAGAGTGGAACCTCATCTCACCACAAGGTACAAAGCTGGTCTTTTTCTTGGTGGGAAAACCCTGAATTACCTGTAACTTTGTTCTGTGCCTGGCCTCCAAGGTGTCTCTATCCTCTTGCTTTGTTGACGATGGAACCTGAGGGATTCCAATCTTTACAGTGCTATATTAAGGAGGCCCACTAGCCCTCCAAACCTGGTTATGAAAGTCAGGCATGCGTGGGTGAGCGGGTGACGGGGGATATTGATCAAACACACTCTTCATTCTTTCCTGTAGGAACCTTGCTGTTCCTCAGCTTAGTTCTCCACATCTTTCAACGTGAACCTCATCAAAGTCTTCTCCAGCTGGCTCAGCCCAATGGAGTTATCATGGCAACCCTCAACAAACTGCTTAGTCTTGACTACCTGGAGACCCTGGCACAGACGTGAGTTCTGGACAGTCCAAAGTAGAGCTATGGAAAGAACAGAATGAGCACAGTAGTGGAATGCTACAGGTTCAGATATTTGTGGAGCGGGAAAATAATGGCATAGCAAGAAAGGACCCTTCAAGAGTCCATATCTAACACAGCCATTGTCCCACCTCCCACCTTGGTCTACACTCTGGAGCTTCCCTGTGGCTGTTCTAGACACTGAAATTACAGCAGTGTGTTGTACAGAGACCTATTTCCTGCACTGCAGTTTCTGTAGGTGCCTGGAAGTCATTACTGTTGTATGATCTTAGTTAACATGGACATCTGATCTTTACTCACTGTTgattccctctcccccaggcaAATGCGAGAAGATGGTGATCCAGATCTAGTATCTGCTGTTGTGCTCCAAGTCTGCCAACTCTTCTGTTTCCCATTTGCTCTTGATATACACCCTGAAACCTTAGAACTGATCATGACAGGTCTGAGAGATTTTGAGATCCCTGCTCAGTTGCTCCAGGTAAGCTTCCTTGCTTCATATCAGTTATTGGAACCACAGAAAAGGGATGCCAAGAAGGAGGATCTCATCTTTTGCCCTTATGGTGTCCCAGGGATGCAACCTCTGCATGGGCCAGTCTAGCTGCTTGGTTCAGAATAAAAGAGCATCTTTCACCATAATTCATGAAGGCTGCATTTATGGAAGATACACCCCCAAAAAACTGATTTTTATGACACAGTTTTTATCCCTATGCCAGAAATTGTCCTGGATACTGGGGAAGGATAAAATGCTCTTCTTATAAAAGGGAACTGATATGGAATCTCATTGGGCATCCTCTACCATGACACCGCTTCCCACAGTTCATGCACTAATCTACTCTCTCCCCTTTTAGGTCTGCATTCACCATCTTCCCTTTGTGGACACTGAACTGCCATTGAGTCTTCTGTGCCACTTAGTGCTGACTGACGAGGGAGTCATTGAGCAAGTGATGAGAACGGCTGCCTCTGCGCATGCCATTGCCTTCATGTCAGCCGTTTTGCTATCTGACCAGGTTGCCCTCATTGTAGACCTGCTCTCATTACTCACTCACGTAGCCCGTGCTAGTGCAATGCATTTGCCTTTCCTGCAGCAATTCCTGTGTGGCTCTGACAGGGCCCCTCCACTACTAAGCCGTCTTTTGTGTCACCAGGAGCACCTAGTCCGTGCCAGAGCCTGTAGCTTTGTGGGCAACCTGTTGCGACATGGACAGGACTTTCCTCATCTTCTGCAGGTTGGGCTGTTGGAATATTTGCTGCAGTGTCTTAGAGATGAGGATGACCATGTGCGCCGGTCAGCCAGCTTTGCTGTTGGAAATGTAGCCTACCACACTGGACCCTTTCTGCAGCACCTTAGCAAAGCTGTTCCCTGGGTTGTCCGACTCCTGGGTGATCCTGTAGCCAAGATTCGTTGCAATGCAGCATCAACACTGGGGAACTTGGGCCGGCAGTCGACGGAACTGGGCAACTTGCTGATTCAGAGCAGAGCCCCTGATCTTCTGCTGGACATGGCCTGCCATGACTCCCAACCAGCTGTGCAAGAGGCAGCACTCATTGCCCTCCAATCCATTGGCCAGCAGCCCAAGATCCACCAGGTACTGGCTCCTTACCAGTTTCTCAACTGTAGAGGTGGGAGCAGTAAGAGCTGCCAGCCAGCTGGCAAATGGACCTGTCCAACCACCAGTCAAGTAATCAGTTAACCAGTTCCAACAGACTAGcgcacaggtgtcgaactcgcggccctccagatgttatggactacagttcccatcatcccctgccagcatgctggcagggggtgatgggaactgtagtccataacatctggagggccgcgagtttgacacctatggtctagtgtatattgtggaactcactgctatTAGACTACTAGAGCCTGTGAATCATGTGagtggagaattttttaaaaatcctggttaAGTACTAGAACCAGCTCCGGGGATGGGACTGAAAGGAAAAATTACACTGACAGGATTGGATCTACCAGAGGAGTTTAGGAAAGGTGTGGATGTAATGGATTTGATTGTGCTGTTTGTCCTGAAACTCTTCTTTAGTGCATGGGAGAGCCAAACACACCACAGCATTcgaggccaggggaggggggggatctgaAGCAAAAGAAGGTAGTACAGTTCAGTTGCcacttttctcctcttccactgctgTAAGCCACAAACagaagagaggaggggggaagaaatcTTTGACTCCACCTGGATGTTGCAGTTTTCCTGTCCCTGTGGTGTGCTTTGCTTGCCATGGTTTCTTAGTCCTCAGGGAGGAGTTCCTCAGGAAAAATGATAGGCAGGGAAAGTGTTCCAGTAACACCTTCCATAAACCTTTCTGGTTCTGGGTTCACCCACTGGTTTTTGATAAAAAGCTGAGGAACTTCTTCAGCCTTTGATTACTATTATATGATCTCACTGAAGGAAAGGACCCTAGACGACAACGAGAAGAGCTGTGTTTTTTTATGCTGCTGCCTGAAAAATGCCCTATGGGGGTGGGACCTTTCTTCCATCCTGCCTAACAGTTCTATGATGGGCTTCCAAGAAGCATGGAGTGCCACAGGGCAGATATCCCTTGCGTAAGATGTAGCTAAGCTTGTTTTATGACAGCTAaccatttcattttctttcctgatCATAAGACTTTAATCATATTTTCCTATTTCAAGGAACCCCATTCCTTGGCACTCTTCTTTGTACCTAACAGCCAAGACACTACAAAGCTTTATTTGAAACATTCAACTTGTATTTCGTAGATACTGGCATAGTGGTCCTGAATAGTAAGCGGTTTTGGTGGGCAAACTGATTATGTGAAGGTGCAAAATTGATTTACTATGTTATGCACACAATCTGCTTTCTAGGTGCTGGTGTCACTCCGAGCGAGTGAGAAGCTGGAGGTGCTTTCCCATAATGAGTCTCAAGCTGCTGCCTGTAGCAGCCCTCCTTCATCAATGACACACTGCAAAAAATTGATCCGCCTCCTGCAGCCCACACAGAGTGCCTGAGAACTGAATCTTTCATGTGCTTGAACTCAATGGAAGTATAGTCTCTTTAACTGGAGTTAGAAGAAGCCACCCAAGAAGTATCTGCATGTTGTTCTATGGCATCTAAAAAGAAGTGTTCCAGTTTTTCCATTACAGTCAGGACCCCACCCTAGATGCCTTCTCAAATCAACAGGCCCTATATGAATCCTACCTGGGTCTTCTCCCCATTGTGAACCAGCCTGTAGAATGGGACATTAGCTTCTTACCTGAACAGGCATAGCaatgttttcattcatttctgtGATTTTCTTCTGATTTTGGTAAGTCTCCATCTTGTAATATGAGAATGCCAGTCTTCGCCTTGAATAAGGCAAGTGGGCATTTAGCAACTATCTTTTGCTCTGAAGTGGTGAAGTGAGGGCAGTATTCCTTTCTTTGCTTTGAATTTTGTAGATTTACTTGTGGGGCAAAAGCTAGCAGGCATTTTGTGTCTCAGCACTTCCTTCCTGCTGTATGCTACCACACTATCTCTGTCATTTGCGGACCAAAGTGTTTACTATTTCTCATTTGTATTAAAAGCAGATTTTTCAGAAATGTGCCTGCTTGCATGTGTGCCCTAAAAGAAAGGTGTTTAATACGACAGCCAGAATCGTATTAATTCATGATGTTCTGCAATGATAAAATATTGTGTAGAAAGAAACAATATATTGAATAGAAAGAAATTATCTACATAATCTGAACAGTTACttccaaaaatgaaaatgttacaGTCAGGCAGAAGGGGTTAAGGCCCTTTTTGCATAAACAGGAAGAATGGAGGTTGACACTGTTCCAAACAAGGAACGGAAATAGTGCTCTGTTCACAAGCTTGACAAATTCCCTTTCTGATTTCAAAGTGCTAAACACTGACTTCTCATACTCTTTCCTTTCCACCAATCATGGGGGAAGCCTTGCTTGTTGGAGCAAAAGCTGATACCTTCAGATTCTGTTTGATCTTCGGTACTGCGCTGGTTTTAGGTTGCTTGGGCCACCCAACTCTGGTGGTGTCTGCTGATT contains these protein-coding regions:
- the STK36 gene encoding serine/threonine-protein kinase 36 isoform X2, encoding MEKYHVLEVIGEGSFGRVYKGRRKYSAQVVALKFIPKVGRSQKELKNLQREIEIMRGLHHPNIVQMLDSFETDKEVVVVTDYAEGELFQILEDDGNLPEEQVQDIASQLVSALYYLHSHRILHRDMKPQNILLGKEGVIKLCDFGFARAMSIHTMVLTSIKGTPLYMSPELVEEKPYDHTADLWSVGCILYELYVGTPPFYTNSIFQLVSLIIKDPIKWPKNMSPNFKSFLQGLLMKDPRQRLSWPELLYHPFIAGRATVIDDTEEQGIVNPFTSKLSPELQALKEQQTHSLAPHSGQSKILRKARQKMAQEARKKELVKNKTPSKQKSAKGDQCHLRKSHSSEVSTKERRTAISTGEQRHPALDGKGTEWEQREPSPTPRENRITEDYEKEFPDVRPESGKVEKRGRRSIDTVDLETEELDSDEEWQHLIDATDPAHVQLSTPLSLLRDTAFVQRVRVRLKNSGQQVLEGMLKGAAHLRPALRLIGNLLDTRCDSELLHTFCSDTGLSHFLSQLVGSILESSNIPLEPWYDTLLLELITVMSAYFASDFNREQSGKKQSFQAFHSSASHFLALLPILLAQPTDREFRLREQSLKCFTCLCDSMDAACPSVSIPFYISLFEDHRLLLDVLCHGASCEQPALKGSQKETVQERNECLAAAFTTAVAASCGIPGRHDTCHKAKKQISQQIAERLTEEGNHLLPKLFARLEHPAFSLSGIKVLYACCHVCQSLCYRVATQEVLSSLIGHLQGKVLLANQVQAAEASLRLLSLLILQLQNLPPQSDTVLKETIELFSHVAATSVISAAGLLLTHLIQYGAAVKLRREEAFAAITAALTEPAELCLPPPMEAGFYDGLILLLLQFLSQEDAAVIREFTGSDLWSIVWHRFAMVLHLTSGAPVMEGETPRVGQHAQEPEWNLISPQGTLLFLSLVLHIFQREPHQSLLQLAQPNGVIMATLNKLLSLDYLETLAQTQMREDGDPDLVSAVVLQVCQLFCFPFALDIHPETLELIMTGLRDFEIPAQLLQVCIHHLPFVDTELPLSLLCHLVLTDEGVIEQVMRTAASAHAIAFMSAVLLSDQVALIVDLLSLLTHVARASAMHLPFLQQFLCGSDRAPPLLSRLLCHQEHLVRARACSFVGNLLRHGQDFPHLLQVGLLEYLLQCLRDEDDHVRRSASFAVGNVAYHTGPFLQHLSKAVPWVVRLLGDPVAKIRCNAASTLGNLGRQSTELGNLLIQSRAPDLLLDMACHDSQPAVQEAALIALQSIGQQPKIHQVLVSLRASEKLEVLSHNESQAAACSSPPSSMTHCKKLIRLLQPTQSA
- the STK36 gene encoding serine/threonine-protein kinase 36 isoform X1 is translated as MEKYHVLEVIGEGSFGRVYKGRRKYSAQVVALKFIPKVGRSQKELKNLQREIEIMRGLHHPNIVQMLDSFETDKEVVVVTDYAEGELFQILEDDGNLPEEQVQDIASQLVSALYYLHSHRILHRDMKPQNILLGKEGVIKLCDFGFARAMSIHTMVLTSIKGTPLYMSPELVEEKPYDHTADLWSVGCILYELYVGTPPFYTNSIFQLVSLIIKDPIKWPKNMSPNFKSFLQGLLMKDPRQRLSWPELLYHPFIAGRATVIDDTEEQGIVNPFTSKLSPELQALKEQQTHSLAPHSGQSKILRKARQKMAQEARKKELVKNKTPSKQKSAKGDQCHLRKSHSSEVSTKERRTAISTGEQRHPALDGKGTEWEQREPSPTPRENRITEDYEKEFPDVRPESGKVEKRGRRSIDTVDLETEELDSDEEWQHLIDATDPAHVQLSTPLSLLRDTAFVQRVRVRLKNSGQQVLEGMLKGAAHLRPALRLIGNLLDTRCDSELLHTFCSDTGLSHFLSQLVGSILESSNIPLEPWYDTLLLELITVMSAYFASDFNREQSGKKQSFQAFHSSASHFLALLPILLAQPTDREFRLREQSLKCFTCLCDSMDAACPSVSIPFYISLFEDHRLLLDVLCHGASCEQPALKAGSQKETVQERNECLAAAFTTAVAASCGIPGRHDTCHKAKKQISQQIAERLTEEGNHLLPKLFARLEHPAFSLSGIKVLYACCHVCQSLCYRVATQEVLSSLIGHLQGKVLLANQVQAAEASLRLLSLLILQLQNLPPQSDTVLKETIELFSHVAATSVISAAGLLLTHLIQYGAAVKLRREEAFAAITAALTEPAELCLPPPMEAGFYDGLILLLLQFLSQEDAAVIREFTGSDLWSIVWHRFAMVLHLTSGAPVMEGETPRVGQHAQEPEWNLISPQGTLLFLSLVLHIFQREPHQSLLQLAQPNGVIMATLNKLLSLDYLETLAQTQMREDGDPDLVSAVVLQVCQLFCFPFALDIHPETLELIMTGLRDFEIPAQLLQVCIHHLPFVDTELPLSLLCHLVLTDEGVIEQVMRTAASAHAIAFMSAVLLSDQVALIVDLLSLLTHVARASAMHLPFLQQFLCGSDRAPPLLSRLLCHQEHLVRARACSFVGNLLRHGQDFPHLLQVGLLEYLLQCLRDEDDHVRRSASFAVGNVAYHTGPFLQHLSKAVPWVVRLLGDPVAKIRCNAASTLGNLGRQSTELGNLLIQSRAPDLLLDMACHDSQPAVQEAALIALQSIGQQPKIHQVLVSLRASEKLEVLSHNESQAAACSSPPSSMTHCKKLIRLLQPTQSA